Proteins encoded by one window of Mycolicibacterium sp. ND9-15:
- a CDS encoding NAD(P)H-dependent amine dehydrogenase family protein, whose amino-acid sequence MSERYRVIQWMTGDVGRVGVRHFAQCPVFDLVGVLVHNKDKVGKDAGEIAGMAPIGLAATDDVESMTALDADCVFYTPVIMDVDTVCRLLRSGKNVVTTSGFFHPTETFRDGGDKIRAACRDGGTSFYAGGIHPGYAGDLLPLTLARIASRIDKIEVWEVVNVLTDAPMDHIDWMGFGKDKDTFLSEPTILGLGVPFFAQSMHMIADGLGVTIDDVTAADVQAATATEDIQHDEGAIPRGTVAAQHHQWTAWVDGDPLIVYHAIYLTGGPDQLDPAWDWGRTRYRIVIEGDPPTELTMHGLVAADGTMTHPGYTWTAMSAINAIPDVCDAPPGWLTHLDLGLVAPRGLVRK is encoded by the coding sequence ATGTCTGAGAGATATCGGGTTATCCAGTGGATGACAGGGGATGTGGGCCGAGTTGGGGTGCGCCATTTCGCGCAGTGCCCGGTGTTCGACCTCGTCGGTGTGCTGGTGCACAACAAGGACAAGGTCGGCAAGGATGCCGGTGAGATCGCGGGCATGGCACCGATCGGCTTGGCCGCGACCGACGACGTTGAGTCGATGACCGCCCTCGACGCCGACTGCGTGTTCTACACCCCGGTGATCATGGACGTCGACACCGTCTGCCGGCTTCTGCGTTCGGGTAAGAATGTCGTCACCACGAGCGGCTTCTTCCATCCGACGGAGACGTTCCGGGACGGCGGCGACAAGATCCGCGCGGCATGCCGGGACGGCGGCACGTCTTTTTACGCCGGCGGCATTCACCCCGGTTATGCGGGCGACCTCCTGCCGCTCACGCTTGCCCGCATCGCGAGCCGGATCGACAAGATCGAGGTGTGGGAAGTCGTCAACGTGCTGACCGACGCCCCGATGGATCACATTGACTGGATGGGTTTCGGTAAGGACAAGGACACATTCCTTTCCGAGCCAACCATTCTCGGACTCGGTGTACCGTTCTTCGCGCAGTCGATGCACATGATCGCCGATGGCCTCGGTGTCACCATCGACGATGTGACCGCCGCCGACGTGCAGGCCGCCACCGCCACCGAGGACATCCAGCATGACGAGGGTGCGATCCCGCGCGGAACCGTTGCGGCGCAACACCATCAGTGGACGGCCTGGGTGGATGGCGACCCGCTGATCGTCTACCACGCGATCTACCTGACCGGGGGGCCCGATCAGCTCGACCCCGCGTGGGACTGGGGCAGAACGCGCTACCGCATCGTCATCGAGGGCGACCCGCCCACCGAGCTGACCATGCACGGCTTGGTGGCCGCGGACGGCACCATGACGCACCCGGGCTACACCTGGACCGCGATGAGCGCGATCAACGCGATCCCGGACGTCTGCGACGCCCCGCCGGGCTGGCTCACCCATCTGGACCTCGGGCTGGTTGCGCCGCGCGGGCTGGTACGCAAATGA
- a CDS encoding VOC family protein yields the protein MTTDEGPLQLHHVVFAVAPERQAAMAALFTELGFTFDEAELTELGVRVHLDWNRGIELVSPVPGSTASVATTVNEFLGRQGDGVYTVVVRVPDASAAEAVAQRYGSRTRFRQGFSGEGTFLDEIDLSVLGLPLTFLATNVP from the coding sequence ATGACCACCGATGAAGGCCCCCTGCAACTGCACCATGTCGTGTTCGCGGTGGCGCCTGAACGCCAGGCTGCGATGGCGGCGCTGTTCACCGAACTCGGCTTCACCTTCGACGAGGCCGAACTCACCGAACTCGGTGTGCGCGTTCATCTGGACTGGAACCGGGGCATCGAGCTGGTCAGCCCGGTCCCCGGCTCGACGGCGTCGGTGGCGACCACCGTCAACGAATTCCTCGGCCGCCAGGGCGATGGGGTGTACACCGTCGTGGTCAGGGTGCCGGACGCCTCGGCCGCCGAAGCCGTGGCCCAACGCTACGGGTCCAGAACCCGCTTCAGGCAGGGCTTTTCGGGGGAAGGCACATTTCTCGACGAGATCGACCTGTCGGTCCTCGGGCTTCCGTTGACGTTCCTCGCCACCAACGTGCCATGA